In a single window of the Petrotoga olearia DSM 13574 genome:
- a CDS encoding aldo/keto reductase: protein MEVIFTKKKILGKTGFEVSLLGLGGFHMLEISKDDVSKLMDIYIMSGGNYVETAAEYGDGESENKIAYALKHRRNQVILASKCHARDKKNAQYFVERTLKNLNTDHLDILFLHHVTTEEDVEALLGNDSALDYLFQAKKEGIIRALGVSFHGLGNYALKLIKTVDLDVLMTGFNYLDIFNFPSTYQEVIPFARSKNMGIVGMKAFADGYLYRSTYDALNYALTQDLDVMVVGANSEEMLRKDIQIAENFKPLLKKSIENLYYRAPELGNYVCRQCGKCLPCPEDIEIMKVFEYEGWYDRQMRDYQPHEAPDYALRERLAFWFGNQNEAKMSYSKLNKTFKDCTECGICEERCPYDIPIIRKLKLVDYKLGKGEIY, encoded by the coding sequence ATGGAGGTGATTTTTACGAAGAAAAAAATCTTAGGCAAAACTGGGTTTGAGGTTTCTCTTTTAGGATTAGGTGGATTTCATATGTTGGAAATTTCAAAGGATGATGTTTCCAAATTAATGGATATTTATATAATGTCAGGGGGTAATTACGTTGAAACTGCAGCTGAATACGGAGATGGTGAATCTGAAAATAAAATTGCATACGCCCTGAAACACAGAAGAAACCAAGTAATTCTTGCTAGCAAGTGCCATGCTCGAGATAAGAAAAATGCTCAATACTTTGTAGAAAGAACCTTAAAGAACCTGAATACAGATCATTTAGATATTTTATTTCTTCACCATGTTACCACTGAGGAAGATGTTGAAGCCTTATTGGGAAATGATTCGGCCTTGGATTATCTATTTCAAGCTAAAAAAGAAGGAATTATAAGGGCTTTAGGTGTGTCTTTCCACGGTTTGGGAAATTATGCACTTAAACTGATAAAAACAGTAGACTTAGATGTTTTGATGACAGGTTTTAACTACTTAGATATATTTAATTTCCCCAGTACTTATCAAGAAGTCATTCCATTTGCAAGATCAAAAAACATGGGAATTGTTGGCATGAAGGCTTTTGCAGATGGTTATCTTTATAGATCTACTTACGATGCATTAAACTATGCTTTAACTCAAGATTTAGATGTAATGGTTGTAGGAGCAAACTCCGAAGAAATGTTAAGAAAAGATATTCAAATAGCTGAAAACTTTAAACCTTTACTTAAAAAATCCATAGAAAATTTGTATTATCGTGCTCCCGAACTTGGAAATTATGTTTGTAGACAATGTGGTAAATGTTTGCCTTGCCCAGAAGATATAGAAATAATGAAAGTGTTTGAATACGAAGGATGGTATGATAGACAAATGAGGGATTATCAACCTCACGAGGCTCCAGATTATGCACTGAGAGAAAGATTAGCATTCTGGTTTGGAAACCAAAACGAAGCTAAAATGTCTTATTCCAAACTCAATAAAACCTTTAAAGATTGTACAGAATGCGGAATATGTGAAGAAAGATGTCCTTACGATATACCCATAATAAGAAAATTAAAATTGGTAGACTACAAGCTTGGAAAAGGAGAAATCTATTAG
- a CDS encoding aldo/keto reductase, which yields MKYRNFGKYDVKLSALGFGCMRLPILNEDPSKIDEEKATKMLRYAIDNGINYVDNAYPYHQGNSEYFLGKALKDGYREKVYLATKNPVWLVNKYEDFEKYLDEQLKKLDTEYIDMYLLHSLNKERWDKISNLNVLNFLDEAKEKGKIKFAGFSFHDDFKTFKKIVDSYNWDFCQIQYNYLDKHFQAGIAGLKYANRKGLAVVIMEPLRGGKLANKLPQEAVDILSDLDKTKSPAYWALRWVWNHPEVTTVLSGMSTMDQVIENLKAANDSDPNSLSERELKTIEQVRNIYKSKSKIDCTGCNYCVPCKNGIPIPTIFSIYNEGYIFDDLLEAKERYQSLIKQGIDASICEECGDCEEECPQHLPIRLLLKQVKNELT from the coding sequence TTGAAGTATAGAAATTTTGGTAAGTACGATGTAAAACTTTCTGCGTTGGGTTTTGGATGTATGAGACTGCCTATTTTGAATGAAGATCCTTCTAAAATTGATGAAGAAAAAGCTACAAAAATGCTTAGATATGCTATTGATAACGGCATAAATTATGTTGATAATGCTTATCCTTACCACCAAGGAAATAGTGAATACTTCCTTGGTAAAGCTTTAAAAGATGGTTATAGGGAAAAAGTTTACCTAGCCACTAAAAACCCAGTTTGGTTGGTAAATAAGTACGAAGATTTTGAAAAATATTTAGATGAACAACTAAAAAAGCTTGATACCGAATATATAGATATGTATCTCTTACACTCTTTGAACAAAGAAAGATGGGATAAGATTTCTAATCTAAACGTTCTGAATTTTCTGGATGAAGCAAAAGAAAAAGGAAAGATAAAGTTTGCGGGATTTTCCTTTCACGATGATTTCAAAACTTTTAAAAAGATCGTTGATTCTTATAACTGGGATTTTTGTCAAATACAATACAATTATCTTGATAAACATTTTCAAGCCGGAATTGCAGGATTAAAGTATGCAAATAGAAAGGGACTGGCAGTAGTTATTATGGAACCACTTAGAGGGGGGAAATTAGCCAACAAACTACCTCAAGAAGCCGTCGATATCTTGAGTGATTTAGATAAAACCAAGTCGCCGGCATATTGGGCGTTACGATGGGTATGGAACCATCCCGAGGTTACTACTGTTCTAAGTGGAATGTCCACAATGGATCAGGTAATAGAAAATCTCAAAGCAGCAAATGATTCAGATCCAAATTCCTTAAGTGAAAGAGAATTAAAAACAATTGAACAGGTAAGAAATATTTACAAGAGTAAATCCAAGATCGATTGTACTGGATGTAATTATTGTGTACCTTGCAAAAATGGCATACCTATTCCTACAATTTTTAGCATTTACAATGAAGGTTATATATTTGATGACTTACTAGAGGCAAAAGAAAGATATCAATCTTTGATCAAGCAAGGTATAGATGCCTCTATTTGTGAAGAATGTGGGGATTGTGAAGAAGAATGTCCACAGCATTTACCTATAAGATTGTTATTAAAACAGGTCAAAAATGAATTAACGTGA
- a CDS encoding sodium ion-translocating decarboxylase subunit beta, with amino-acid sequence MLSENILTFFSSTGFMNISLPQVFMIILGLVIIYFAISKHAEPLLLIPLGFGMIIANIPPELTGILMPPQDGHAGGLLWYIKLGLDTEVYPPLIFLGIGALTDFSYLIANPKLILLGGAAQVGIFVSFLLASFLGFDLHSAAAIGIIGGADGPTSIYIASKFSPDLLPVIAVAAYSYISLIPVLQPIVSKLFTTKRERKIRMRRLREVSKTERIIFPILTTVVVALIVPQALPLVGMLMLGNLLKESGITGRLAEAASRYILDTVTILLMLSVGVSATADIFLSLVTLKIMLLGAIAFIIAMASGIVFAKLMNLFLKEKINPLIGAAGVSAVPNSSRVAQHIAQEDDPGNFILMHAMGPNVAGVIGSAIAAGLFLSIL; translated from the coding sequence ATGTTGTCGGAAAATATACTTACTTTTTTTTCAAGTACTGGTTTTATGAATATTTCATTGCCTCAGGTTTTCATGATAATTCTTGGATTGGTTATTATATATTTTGCAATTTCAAAGCACGCAGAACCCCTTCTTTTAATTCCTTTGGGCTTTGGTATGATTATAGCTAACATTCCCCCTGAATTAACAGGTATTCTTATGCCTCCTCAGGATGGGCACGCAGGTGGATTGTTGTGGTATATAAAATTGGGGTTGGATACAGAGGTCTATCCTCCATTGATTTTTCTAGGTATTGGAGCATTAACTGATTTTTCTTATTTGATTGCAAACCCAAAATTGATACTTTTAGGTGGGGCTGCACAGGTAGGGATATTTGTTAGTTTTTTGCTGGCAAGTTTTTTAGGTTTTGATCTTCATTCTGCTGCCGCAATAGGTATTATTGGAGGTGCCGATGGTCCAACTTCCATATACATAGCTTCTAAATTTTCTCCTGATTTATTGCCTGTTATTGCGGTTGCTGCTTATTCTTATATTTCTCTTATCCCCGTACTTCAACCTATAGTTTCAAAGTTATTCACCACAAAAAGGGAAAGAAAAATAAGGATGAGAAGGTTAAGAGAAGTTTCCAAAACAGAAAGAATAATTTTCCCTATTTTGACAACTGTCGTGGTTGCTTTAATTGTTCCTCAGGCACTTCCTTTAGTAGGTATGCTCATGTTGGGGAACTTATTGAAAGAATCTGGGATCACTGGTAGATTGGCTGAAGCAGCTTCTCGTTATATCCTAGACACAGTAACAATACTTTTAATGCTATCTGTAGGAGTTTCTGCTACGGCTGACATATTTTTATCTTTGGTAACCTTAAAAATTATGTTGTTAGGGGCAATTGCTTTTATAATTGCAATGGCAAGTGGGATAGTATTCGCAAAATTGATGAATTTATTCTTGAAAGAAAAAATTAATCCATTAATCGGAGCTGCCGGTGTTTCAGCAGTTCCAAATTCTTCTCGCGTTGCTCAACATATTGCTCAGGAAGACGACCCAGGTAATTTTATTTTGATGCATGCGATGGGGCCTAACGTAGCAGGAGTAATAGGCTCAGCAATAGCTGCTGGCTTATTTTTGAGTATACTATAA
- a CDS encoding 4Fe-4S dicluster domain-containing protein, whose amino-acid sequence MQTIKKQFQVIINYNYCKKCGICSWICPVNAIIEEEFGKPVVPYQEKCTGCLQCERMCPDFAINIKQIDQ is encoded by the coding sequence ATGCAAACCATTAAAAAACAGTTTCAAGTGATAATAAATTATAATTATTGTAAAAAATGTGGAATCTGTTCGTGGATTTGTCCAGTAAATGCTATAATAGAAGAAGAATTTGGTAAACCCGTTGTTCCATACCAAGAAAAATGTACTGGGTGTTTGCAATGTGAACGAATGTGTCCTGACTTTGCGATAAATATAAAACAAATAGATCAATAA
- a CDS encoding 2-oxoacid:acceptor oxidoreductase subunit alpha produces the protein MGEMLFLQGNEAVGMAAIKAGCRFFAGYPITPSTEIAEYMSRELPKVGGTFIQMEDELASAAAIIGASLAGVKSMTATSGPGFSLMQEALGYAIMTEVPCVFVDVMRGGPSTGLPTKPSQGDIMQIRWGTHGDHQIIAIYPSTVEEVYTYTVTAFNYAEKYRTPVILVLDETLAHMRENVYFDYEKENPQVVERLKEVDLGEEELFLPFDIDEQFAVNPLVEMGKTRFHVSGLVHDESGFPIRDPRTISKVIEHLDSKIRLSAEEISIYNEYMLQDADIVVVAYGSVARSALKAVKQARSDKIPVGFFKPITIWPMPTSRLKLIFKNAQSIIVPEMNTGQYAKEMSRLNKLNKHVESLTKTNGELITPDEILEVIMKMWVQITEM, from the coding sequence ATGGGAGAAATGCTTTTTTTACAGGGAAACGAGGCGGTTGGAATGGCAGCTATAAAAGCAGGATGCCGTTTTTTTGCCGGATATCCAATAACACCATCAACCGAAATCGCTGAATACATGTCTAGAGAATTGCCGAAGGTTGGAGGAACTTTTATACAGATGGAGGACGAACTCGCAAGTGCCGCTGCCATAATAGGTGCCTCTCTTGCAGGTGTAAAATCTATGACCGCCACAAGTGGTCCGGGATTTTCACTTATGCAAGAAGCCTTGGGATACGCTATTATGACAGAAGTACCCTGTGTATTTGTTGATGTTATGAGGGGAGGTCCGAGCACGGGGCTTCCAACAAAACCTTCTCAAGGAGATATTATGCAAATACGATGGGGAACTCATGGAGATCATCAAATTATTGCAATATATCCTTCAACAGTAGAAGAAGTTTATACATACACAGTAACGGCTTTTAATTATGCAGAGAAATACAGAACGCCAGTAATTTTGGTTTTGGATGAAACTTTAGCCCACATGAGAGAAAACGTGTATTTTGATTACGAGAAAGAGAATCCTCAAGTTGTAGAAAGATTAAAGGAGGTTGATTTAGGAGAGGAAGAATTATTTTTACCTTTTGACATAGATGAACAATTTGCTGTAAATCCATTAGTTGAAATGGGAAAAACAAGATTTCACGTTTCTGGCCTAGTTCATGATGAAAGTGGTTTTCCAATAAGGGACCCGAGAACTATATCGAAAGTAATTGAACACCTTGATTCAAAAATTAGATTATCTGCGGAAGAAATTTCTATTTATAACGAATATATGCTACAAGATGCTGATATAGTAGTAGTTGCATATGGAAGTGTTGCTAGAAGTGCTTTGAAGGCCGTTAAACAAGCTAGATCAGATAAAATCCCTGTTGGCTTCTTTAAACCTATTACCATTTGGCCCATGCCAACCTCCCGACTCAAGCTAATATTTAAAAATGCTCAAAGTATAATAGTTCCAGAGATGAATACGGGTCAGTACGCTAAAGAAATGTCGCGGTTGAATAAATTGAACAAACATGTAGAATCTTTAACTAAAACTAATGGTGAGTTGATAACCCCTGATGAAATATTAGAAGTAATCATGAAAATGTGGGTTCAAATTACGGAGATGTGA
- a CDS encoding GGDEF domain-containing protein: MEVKFPKKYQKKINSAYVNPGIVLLLENFTKEVLFEFEVTIIIHSDPLKVPDNLYKLIKICNSFSIFTIKNIEETHYLEEQKVKISSSQGENVVEINYETLQKEESIVLYELIKNASPLVGSMLTDILLNSSKIANVFMVSKIILEKGYDPETSIDEMIYITMTGITGGFAGGFNRAILFVEDSSDFKVQRAIGPENEIEAQETYERFETLEKNIQSYLSQYKVGMSYFSNLEEKIKNIFIKKESLLSEDLFKYAIELNRSIKLPVSQVEEKIINLLDLKGEVAISPIEIENHKLAFYLCDNRYNGKPITDDQLEILDYYAKESGMMWQNKIFQSILKKDAQVDALTEIGNRRSYENYISNIKYLKNQEIALVMVDLDNFKDVNDSYGHEEGDELLKGFAQLCVNNLRNEDSIFRYGGDEFVIILEGVKKEEVYSILERINRKLKQEMNVTFSAGVAYGNSHDINSLFKIADQNLYKAKAEGKNKIFVS, from the coding sequence ATGGAAGTAAAGTTCCCAAAAAAGTATCAAAAAAAAATTAATTCTGCTTATGTAAATCCAGGTATTGTTCTTTTACTTGAAAACTTTACAAAAGAAGTTCTATTTGAGTTTGAAGTCACGATTATAATTCATTCTGATCCACTTAAAGTTCCAGATAATCTATATAAATTAATAAAAATATGCAATTCATTTTCAATTTTCACAATTAAAAACATAGAAGAGACTCATTACCTAGAAGAACAAAAAGTAAAAATAAGTAGTTCTCAAGGGGAGAACGTTGTTGAAATTAATTATGAAACACTTCAAAAAGAAGAAAGTATAGTGTTGTATGAGTTAATTAAAAATGCATCGCCATTAGTGGGATCAATGCTTACTGATATTCTTCTAAATTCCTCAAAAATAGCAAATGTATTCATGGTTTCAAAAATCATATTAGAAAAAGGGTATGATCCCGAAACGTCTATCGATGAAATGATATATATTACTATGACAGGAATAACAGGTGGCTTTGCAGGAGGTTTTAATAGGGCCATCTTGTTTGTAGAGGATAGTAGTGATTTCAAGGTTCAAAGAGCTATAGGACCTGAAAATGAAATAGAAGCCCAAGAAACTTATGAAAGGTTTGAGACGCTTGAGAAAAACATACAATCATATTTGTCTCAATATAAAGTTGGAATGAGTTATTTTTCAAATTTAGAAGAAAAAATAAAAAATATTTTTATTAAAAAGGAATCCTTATTAAGTGAAGATCTTTTTAAGTACGCAATTGAGTTGAATCGCAGTATCAAATTACCAGTAAGTCAAGTTGAAGAAAAGATCATAAATTTACTCGATTTAAAGGGGGAAGTGGCAATTTCACCCATAGAAATAGAAAATCATAAACTTGCTTTTTATCTTTGCGATAATAGATACAATGGAAAACCAATAACAGATGATCAACTAGAGATTTTGGATTACTATGCCAAAGAAAGTGGAATGATGTGGCAAAATAAAATATTTCAAAGTATCTTAAAAAAAGATGCTCAAGTTGATGCCCTCACGGAAATTGGAAACAGAAGAAGTTACGAAAATTATATTTCTAATATAAAATATCTAAAAAATCAGGAGATAGCTTTAGTAATGGTAGATTTAGACAATTTCAAAGATGTAAATGATTCCTATGGTCACGAAGAGGGAGATGAACTTCTAAAAGGATTTGCACAACTATGCGTTAATAATTTAAGAAACGAAGATAGTATATTCAGATATGGGGGCGATGAATTCGTAATAATTTTAGAAGGTGTTAAGAAAGAAGAGGTTTATTCTATTTTGGAAAGAATAAACCGTAAACTAAAACAAGAGATGAATGTTACTTTTTCTGCTGGTGTAGCATACGGTAACAGCCATGACATAAATTCACTTTTCAAAATAGCAGACCAAAATTTGTACAAGGCAAAAGCAGAAGGAAAAAATAAGATTTTTGTCAGTTAA
- a CDS encoding ZIP family metal transporter, with protein MNELTGSQIWIFGTVASLIAGLATSIGALPVLFLKKELSEKNLDMFLGFAAGVMLAATVFSLILPSLETGGILITVLGIFLGAVSIDLMDTFSPHEHFLKGHEGPELVRLKKIWLFVIAIALHNFPEGMAVGVSFGGGMIANGITVAVAIGLQNIPEGAATAFSLIKANYSRKQSFFWSFLTGLVEPIGGLLGASLVVLLKPALPFFLSFAGGAMLYVISDEIIPETHSHGYERTATFSLIFGFLLMLVLDVALG; from the coding sequence ATGAACGAATTAACTGGTTCTCAAATATGGATATTTGGTACTGTAGCAAGTCTAATTGCTGGTCTAGCTACTTCAATAGGGGCTCTCCCTGTATTATTCCTCAAAAAAGAACTATCTGAAAAAAATTTAGACATGTTTTTAGGTTTTGCTGCGGGTGTGATGCTTGCCGCTACAGTTTTTTCGCTTATTTTACCTTCTTTGGAAACTGGTGGAATATTAATAACTGTTTTAGGAATCTTTCTTGGTGCTGTTTCTATTGATTTAATGGATACGTTCTCTCCTCACGAACATTTCTTGAAAGGACATGAAGGACCTGAGTTGGTACGTTTAAAAAAGATATGGTTGTTCGTTATCGCCATTGCACTCCATAACTTTCCGGAAGGAATGGCAGTAGGAGTGAGTTTTGGTGGTGGAATGATAGCTAACGGTATTACAGTAGCAGTAGCTATCGGATTACAAAATATTCCAGAAGGAGCAGCTACAGCTTTTTCTTTGATTAAAGCTAATTATTCAAGAAAACAAAGCTTCTTTTGGAGTTTTTTGACAGGATTAGTTGAACCTATAGGAGGTTTACTTGGAGCGTCTCTAGTAGTTTTACTTAAACCAGCTTTGCCCTTCTTTCTTTCGTTTGCAGGAGGAGCTATGCTGTACGTTATTAGCGATGAGATAATCCCAGAAACTCATTCACATGGGTATGAAAGAACAGCTACTTTTTCCCTGATCTTTGGATTTTTGTTGATGCTTGTTCTCGATGTAGCCTTGGGCTGA
- a CDS encoding DUF4897 domain-containing protein, whose amino-acid sequence MANDQKQKRGNSFNFIIITLIFFVGLAIFQFFMYRNLQPHFQVISRDITFTIYEDFSVDFATEVEIRTEKENDFETLVQGFNTPDQEKLSLFQQSLDNLKEQIPRDFAVLSYESTVNSNFPMIYVDETVKLEGLVYRNDKGNIEFSLPEQPLSAQNEQVTVTVHYPYDWEVLSVNPTPTYIEQNVIGYSHTGVFGYPTIEFKSE is encoded by the coding sequence ATGGCTAACGATCAAAAGCAAAAAAGAGGTAATAGTTTTAACTTCATAATAATAACATTAATTTTCTTCGTTGGGTTAGCTATCTTTCAATTTTTCATGTACAGAAATCTGCAGCCTCACTTTCAAGTAATATCAAGGGATATTACATTTACCATTTACGAAGATTTTTCTGTGGATTTTGCAACAGAAGTGGAAATACGAACTGAAAAAGAGAATGATTTCGAAACCTTGGTACAAGGATTTAATACCCCAGATCAAGAAAAACTTTCTCTTTTTCAACAATCTTTAGATAATTTAAAAGAACAGATTCCAAGGGATTTCGCGGTTTTATCCTATGAGTCAACCGTAAATTCCAATTTCCCTATGATTTATGTTGATGAAACTGTGAAGTTGGAGGGGTTGGTTTACAGAAACGATAAAGGAAATATTGAATTTTCTCTTCCTGAACAACCTTTAAGTGCTCAAAATGAGCAAGTTACTGTGACTGTCCATTATCCATATGATTGGGAAGTTTTAAGTGTAAATCCTACTCCCACTTATATAGAGCAGAACGTTATAGGCTATTCACATACTGGAGTGTTTGGCTATCCAACCATAGAATTTAAATCTGAATAA
- a CDS encoding DUF6115 domain-containing protein, whose amino-acid sequence MVILYLLVVLSLTLSIVNIFFMIRLGHFLQENDALKKNYENLEEDKNLFLARFQKITSTRLRALDNKIELVDQLMKDLDDAYAKTFSLLTDLERKLDAYKRQEFQTKVQHTKNIEDEKGNNNQKETVEKDDRVRVYELSRKLNMSSKELIDFINTNTDLDVSNHLVKLTPDEEKMVFEKIKEVQPVSSKKESNLQNVNTDKDLNTNDSNYKYDKTSKILELSKNGYNPQEIAKELKIGVGEIMLVLSIFNDKEK is encoded by the coding sequence ATGGTTATTTTATATTTATTAGTCGTTCTGTCCTTGACATTATCGATTGTAAATATTTTTTTTATGATTCGTTTAGGACATTTTTTACAAGAAAATGATGCTCTAAAGAAAAACTATGAAAATTTAGAAGAAGATAAGAACCTTTTCTTAGCAAGATTTCAAAAGATAACTTCAACGAGATTAAGGGCCTTAGATAATAAAATAGAATTGGTTGATCAACTTATGAAAGATTTAGATGATGCTTACGCTAAAACCTTTTCATTGTTGACAGATTTAGAAAGGAAGTTAGACGCCTACAAGAGACAGGAATTTCAAACTAAAGTCCAACACACAAAAAACATAGAAGATGAAAAGGGCAATAACAATCAAAAAGAAACAGTTGAAAAAGACGATAGGGTTAGGGTGTACGAGCTTTCAAGAAAATTAAATATGTCAAGTAAAGAGTTGATCGATTTTATTAACACAAATACCGATTTGGATGTTTCTAATCATTTGGTAAAGTTGACACCTGATGAAGAAAAGATGGTATTTGAAAAAATCAAAGAAGTACAGCCTGTATCGTCTAAGAAGGAAAGCAATCTCCAAAATGTCAATACCGATAAAGATTTAAACACGAATGATAGTAACTACAAATACGACAAAACCAGCAAAATTCTGGAGCTGTCTAAAAATGGCTATAATCCTCAAGAAATAGCTAAGGAATTGAAAATAGGTGTAGGAGAAATAATGCTCGTATTAAGTATATTTAACGATAAGGAGAAATAA
- the prmC gene encoding peptide chain release factor N(5)-glutamine methyltransferase, translating to MRITELVSRIQGEFKISPFRILKILSIIEDRDISFYLKASQVEISQQTFDFLVKHLKEGYPIEYITKKVSFLGNDFFVDENVLIPRIETEDLVILAINLIQDKDLKHIIDIGTGSGVIAISIKKQLPKIKVQASDISESAMKIAQYNAEKLGVNVEFKIGDCLDPFLEEIQEVELIISNPPYVETSFIEKSHLLSYEPRVSLDGGADGQSFFKRISKYSHLLKTKYLLFETSEFTVKKTAEILSEIGKVQILPDSFKKERFIFISPYR from the coding sequence ATGAGGATAACAGAGTTAGTAAGTAGAATTCAGGGGGAGTTTAAAATCTCCCCCTTTCGTATATTAAAAATATTATCAATAATTGAAGACAGAGATATATCTTTTTATCTAAAAGCATCGCAAGTCGAAATTTCTCAACAAACTTTCGATTTTTTAGTTAAACACCTTAAAGAGGGGTATCCTATAGAATACATTACCAAAAAGGTATCTTTTTTAGGAAATGATTTTTTTGTAGATGAAAACGTATTAATTCCAAGGATAGAAACTGAAGATTTAGTGATACTAGCTATTAATCTTATACAAGATAAAGATTTAAAACATATAATTGATATAGGGACAGGTTCGGGCGTGATAGCAATCTCAATAAAAAAGCAATTACCCAAAATTAAAGTTCAAGCTTCAGACATTTCAGAATCTGCGATGAAAATAGCCCAATACAACGCTGAGAAATTAGGCGTCAATGTTGAGTTTAAAATTGGTGATTGTTTAGATCCATTTTTGGAAGAGATTCAGGAAGTAGAGTTAATAATTTCAAATCCTCCATATGTCGAAACTTCTTTTATAGAAAAAAGTCATTTACTAAGTTACGAGCCTAGAGTTTCCCTAGATGGGGGAGCCGATGGTCAAAGTTTTTTCAAAAGGATATCTAAATATTCTCATCTTTTAAAAACTAAATATCTTTTGTTCGAGACCAGTGAATTTACAGTAAAAAAAACCGCCGAAATCCTATCAGAGATAGGAAAAGTTCAAATTTTACCTGACTCTTTTAAAAAGGAAAGGTTCATCTTTATTTCTCCTTATCGTTAA
- a CDS encoding metal-sulfur cluster assembly factor: protein MPDIEKNKIMNALKEVYDMEIGFDIVSLGLIYKVDIDENNNVHILMTLTTPMCPLAGLIIENAKEKVKEIEQVNDVDVELTFDPPWDPQMASEEVKNLLGI, encoded by the coding sequence ATGCCTGATATAGAAAAAAATAAAATCATGAATGCTTTGAAAGAAGTTTATGATATGGAAATTGGCTTCGATATCGTTTCCTTAGGTTTGATATACAAGGTAGATATAGATGAGAACAATAACGTCCACATATTGATGACTTTAACTACTCCGATGTGTCCTTTAGCCGGTTTGATAATAGAAAATGCGAAAGAAAAGGTAAAAGAAATAGAACAAGTTAACGATGTTGATGTCGAACTGACCTTTGATCCCCCTTGGGATCCACAGATGGCTAGTGAAGAAGTTAAAAATCTTTTAGGAATTTGA
- a CDS encoding peptidyl-prolyl cis-trans isomerase, translated as MRKKTNLLLLFVFLISTVLYPKIIYQPLEQAIFAKVNDETLSEELLISRSMIVYLLSDIYNSYPEFYSALTRTATGVELMDIYLQDQALKIVNQVLFIQFVEQKNIDLQREQTWSNIEENFSKTFKDAGIPEGEIDNYLLALGYTSKTNYLEDAYYSTLYNNSISALYTKIIQETEITDEEMTVEYQNNKTNYKSDPAADIKLIIFNSTEDASYTYNRIIEGYYTYDEVFEQTESATSMRINLKDDSNSLVQTIKNNPPGFITTPLLYDSQNNTYALLKIERKYPEKQLTFEEAKDQIIFNLKDKKAQEYFDKILPTEFQKFQEESLIILNSDMF; from the coding sequence TTGAGGAAAAAGACTAACTTATTGTTACTTTTTGTATTTCTAATTTCTACTGTTCTTTACCCAAAAATAATCTATCAACCATTGGAACAAGCAATTTTTGCAAAAGTTAACGATGAAACACTCAGTGAAGAACTTCTAATATCAAGATCTATGATAGTATATCTTTTATCAGATATTTATAATTCTTATCCTGAGTTTTATTCAGCCTTAACCAGAACAGCTACAGGTGTTGAACTCATGGACATTTATCTACAGGATCAAGCTTTAAAAATAGTCAATCAAGTTCTTTTTATACAGTTCGTCGAGCAAAAAAACATAGATTTACAACGCGAGCAAACATGGAGTAACATTGAAGAAAACTTTTCTAAAACCTTTAAAGACGCTGGTATACCTGAAGGAGAAATAGACAATTATCTTCTTGCATTAGGTTACACCTCAAAAACAAATTATTTAGAGGATGCGTATTATTCAACATTATACAACAATTCTATCTCCGCACTTTATACCAAAATTATTCAGGAAACAGAAATAACCGACGAAGAAATGACAGTGGAATATCAAAATAACAAAACTAACTATAAATCCGATCCTGCAGCTGATATAAAGCTTATTATATTCAATAGCACAGAAGATGCTTCTTATACATACAATCGTATTATTGAAGGTTATTACACATATGATGAAGTATTTGAACAAACTGAGTCAGCTACCTCTATGAGAATAAACCTTAAAGATGATTCAAATTCTTTAGTACAAACGATAAAAAATAATCCTCCTGGATTTATTACAACGCCTCTTTTGTATGATTCGCAAAACAATACTTATGCCCTTTTAAAAATAGAAAGAAAATACCCAGAAAAACAGTTAACTTTTGAAGAAGCAAAAGACCAAATAATTTTTAACTTAAAAGACAAAAAAGCTCAGGAATACTTTGATAAAATTTTACCAACTGAATTCCAAAAATTTCAAGAAGAATCTTTAATAATTCTCAATTCTGATATGTTTTAA